A genomic segment from Thermus sp. LT1-2-5 encodes:
- a CDS encoding ABC transporter ATP-binding protein: protein MTVIQTRGLTKRYGRVVAVEDLNLEVAEGEVFGLLGPNGSGKTTTILMLLGLTEPTAGEARVLGLDPMREPLKVKAKVGYLPDQVGFYGELTAWENLRYTTRLLGLSEAEAKARIEEVLQRMGLWEVKDRRVSAFSRGMRQRLGLAEVLLKKPKVAILDEPTLGLDPEAAREFLALIKGLKQEGITVLLSSHLLHQVQEICDRVGLFHKGRLALLGTVEELAQRVLGGGYEILVEASPGLAEAFAALDGVAKVETGEGRYRVLATRDLRPELARIAVAQGSLYGLALRKPSLDEVYAHYFQEVAHAA, encoded by the coding sequence ATGACGGTTATCCAAACCCGCGGCCTCACCAAGCGCTACGGCCGGGTGGTGGCCGTGGAGGACCTGAACCTGGAGGTGGCGGAGGGGGAGGTCTTCGGCCTCCTGGGCCCCAACGGCTCGGGCAAGACCACCACCATCCTCATGCTTCTGGGCCTCACCGAGCCCACCGCCGGGGAAGCCCGGGTCTTGGGCCTGGACCCCATGCGGGAGCCCCTAAAGGTGAAGGCCAAGGTGGGCTACCTCCCCGACCAGGTGGGCTTCTACGGGGAGCTCACCGCCTGGGAAAACCTCCGCTACACCACAAGGCTCCTGGGCCTCTCCGAGGCCGAGGCCAAGGCCCGCATCGAGGAGGTCTTGCAGCGCATGGGGCTTTGGGAGGTCAAGGACCGCCGGGTTTCCGCCTTCAGCCGGGGCATGCGCCAGCGCCTGGGCCTGGCGGAAGTCCTCCTCAAAAAGCCCAAGGTGGCCATCCTGGACGAGCCCACCCTGGGCCTGGACCCCGAGGCCGCCCGGGAATTCTTGGCCCTCATCAAGGGCCTGAAGCAAGAGGGCATCACCGTGCTCCTTTCCAGCCACCTGCTACATCAGGTGCAGGAGATCTGCGACCGGGTGGGGCTATTCCACAAGGGACGGCTCGCCCTCTTAGGCACCGTGGAGGAGCTAGCTCAACGGGTGCTGGGGGGCGGGTACGAGATCCTGGTGGAGGCGAGCCCGGGCCTTGCCGAGGCCTTCGCCGCCTTGGACGGGGTGGCCAAGGTGGAAACGGGGGAAGGGCGTTACCGGGTCCTCGCCACCCGCGACCTCAGGCCCGAGCTGGCCCGCATCGCCGTGGCGCAGGGTAGCCTCTACGGCCTAGCCCTTCGCAAGCCCAGCTTGGACGAGGTCTACGCCCACTACTTCCAGGAGGTGGCCCATGCGGCGTGA